A section of the Acanthochromis polyacanthus isolate Apoly-LR-REF ecotype Palm Island chromosome 13, KAUST_Apoly_ChrSc, whole genome shotgun sequence genome encodes:
- the LOC127536866 gene encoding CD5 antigen-like, whose protein sequence is MDLRALTLFLCFCSSVCPDEFRLVGGPSPCSGRLEQQRQSDWEPVRDQNWNLTAADQVKSDVRADGTPEPPPFSVEITCSGRVRLVEGSGRCDGTVEVRNRKEWRPVNEPDWDLVAASGVCRELDCGSPVSTRRRETGPKDTWGLESNCSASSLIECFTKHQTSSGVIEVTCSDSVRLENETHLCSGRLQVKRNQVWSSVCSDGFDLQDAEVVCRELGCGSPSGFEQELYGEAPEWIPEFRCGGNESALLHCERSDRDTCSPETTVILTCSDPDDVRLVGGANRCDGRLEMKHDGVWRAMKIQNPERNLNLAALICGRLDCGPAVSAVNRPEYPQEDAWWIRSGCPYSTLKQYVTVNNEQTSDSLEVTCSESVKLMGGTHWCSGRLQVKRNQVWSSVCSDGFDLQDAEVVCRELGCGSPSGFKEELYGEAPEWIPEFRCGGHESALLHCERSDRDTCSPETTVTLTCSVGRAFDPEVSSTPGGFPTRGVQQPYTERVY, encoded by the exons ATGGACCTCAGAGCTCTGAcgctgtttctgtgtttctgcagctcag TGTGTCCAGATGAGTTCCGGCTGGTCGGAGGTCCGAGTCCCTGTTCTGGCAGACTGGAGCAGCAGCGTCAGTCGGACTGGGAACCAGTGAGGGACCAGAACTGGAACCTGACGGCAGCAGATCAG GTAAAATCTGATGTCAGAGCTGATGGAACTCCAGAACCGCCCCCCTTCAGTGTGGAGATCACCTGCTCAG GTAGAGTCCGGTTGGTTGAAGGATCCGGCCGGTGTGACGGCACTGTGGAGGTGAGAAACAGGAAAGAATGGAGACCAGTGAACGAGCCGGACTGGGACCTGGTGGCTGCCAGCGGAGTGTGCAGAGAGCTGGACTGTGGATCTCCAGTTTCAACCAGAAGAAGAGAGACGGGTCCAAAAGACACCTGGGGACTCGAATCTAACTGCAGTGCCTCATCTCTGATTGAATGTTTCACAAAACATCAAACCTCCTCTGGTGTCATAGAGGTCACCTGTTCAG ACTCTGTGAGGCTGGAGAACGAGACTCACCTGTGTTCAGGTAGACTGCAGGTGAAGAGGAACCAGGTGTGGTCCTCAGTGTGTTCAGATggatttgacctgcaggatgctgAGGTGGTCTGCAGGGAGCTGGGCTGTGGTTCTCCTTCAGGGTTTGAGCAGGAACTCTATGGAGAAGCTCCAGAGTGGATCCCAGAGTTCCGGTGTGGAGGCAATGagtctgctctgctgcactgtGAGCGCTCAGATAGAGACACCTGCTCACCTGAAACCACTGTCATACTCACCTGCTCAG ACCCTGATGATGTTCGGTTGGTGGGAGGAGCTAACCGTTGTGATGGTCGACTGGAGATGAAACATGACGGAGTCTGGAGAGCGATGAAAATCCAAAACCCCGAACGGAACCTGAACTTGGCGGCTCTGATCTGTGGACGGCTGGACTGTGGTCCTGCAGTCTCTGCAGTAAACAGACCAGAATATCCACAGGAAGACGCCTGGTGGATCAGGTCCGGCTGCCCTTATTCTACACTGAAGCAATATGTGACAGTGAATAATGAACAGACCTCTGACAGCTTGGAAGTCACCTGTTCAG AATCTGTGAAGCTGATGGGCGGGACTCACTGGTGTTCAGGAAGACTGCAGGTGAAGAGGAACCAGGTGTGGTCCTCAGTGTGTTCAGATggatttgacctgcaggatgctgAGGTGGTCTGCAGGGAGCTGGGCTGTGGTTCTCCTTCAGGGTTTAAGGAGGAACTCTATGGAGAAGCTCCAGAGTGGATCCCAGAGTTCCGGTGTGGAGGCCATGagtctgctctgctgcactgtGAGCGCTCAGATAGAGACACCTGCTCACCTGAAACCACTGTCACACTCACCTGCTCAG TTGGACGTGCCTTTGATCCAGAAGTGTCTTCTACTCCTGGAGGGTTTCCAACCAGAGGAGTACAACAACCCTACACAGAACGTGTATATTAA